One Podarcis muralis chromosome 1, rPodMur119.hap1.1, whole genome shotgun sequence genomic window carries:
- the SEC22A gene encoding vesicle-trafficking protein SEC22a isoform X1: MSMILSASVVRVRDGLPLSASTDYEQNVGVQECQKYFKTIAKRLSHLPDRCTLHAGLYNLNFISSLGVSYMMLCTENYPSVLAFCFLDELQKEFITTYNMMKTNTAVRPYCFIEFDNFIQRTKQRYNNPRSLSTKINLADMQTEIRLRPPYQISLSELGSANGYPHVPLPEYKGTGKISTAPHQRLEPVTLSGIVSFLLSLLCGALNLIRGFHAIESLLQNDREDLSYVIAFFLGTAACLYQCYLFVYCTGWRNIKSFLSFGLICLCNMYLYELRNLWQIFFHVTVSAFSTLQIRLRQPQGKAPDYNV; this comes from the exons ATGTCCATGATCCTGTCTGCCTCGGTGGTCCGTGTGAGAGATGGACTCCCTCTATCTGCTTCTACTGATTATGAGCAAAACGTTGGTGTGCAGGAGTGCCAAAAATACTTCAAAACTATTGCAAAGAGACTTTCTCACCTTCCTGACAGATGCACACTTCATGCAGGACTGTATAACCTAAA tTTTATTAGTTCCTTGGGAGTGAGTTACATGATGCTCTGCACTGAAAATTACCCCAGTGTCCTGGCCTTCTGTTTCCTGGATGAGCTTCAAAAGGAGTTCATCACCACATACAACATGATGAAGACAAATACAGCTGTTAGACCATACTGTTTCATTGAGTTCG ATAATTTCATTCAGAGAACCAAGCAGAGATATAACAACCCACGGTCTCTGTCGAcaaagataaaccttgctgacatGCAGACGGAAATCAGGCTGAGACCACCTTATCAAATTTCCTTGTCAGAATTGGGTTCAGCCAATGGGTATCCACATGTACCTCTTCCAGAATACAAAGGTACTGGGAAAATATCTACAG CCCCTCACCAGCGACTGGAACCTGTGACTCTGTCAGGGATTGTTTCCTTTCTACTCAGCCTTTTATGTGGGGCTTTGAATTTAATTCGTGGTTTTCATGCCATAGAGAGTCTTCTGCAG AACGACAGAGAGGACCTCAGCTATGTTATTGCCTTTTTCCTCGGCACAGCAGCTTGTTTATATCAG tGCTATCTGTTTGTGTATTGCACAGGCTGGCGGAACATCAAATCCTTCCTAAGTTTTGGCTTAATCTGCCTATGCAACATGTATCTCTATGAACTACGCAACCTCTGGCAGATCTTTTTTCATGTGACTGTGAGCGCTTTTTCAACGTTACAGAtccgactgaggcagccacaagGGAAGGCCCCTGATTACAATGTGTGA
- the SEC22A gene encoding vesicle-trafficking protein SEC22a isoform X2: protein MSMILSASVVRVRDGLPLSASTDYEQNVGVQECQKYFKTIAKRLSHLPDRCTLHAGLYNLNFISSLGVSYMMLCTENYPSVLAFCFLDELQKEFITTYNMMKTNTAVRPYCFIEFDNFIQRTKQRYNNPRSLSTKINLADMQTEIRLRPPYQISLSELGSANGYPHVPLPEYKGTGKISTAPHQRLEPVTLSGIVSFLLSLLCGALNLIRGFHAIESLLQNDREDLSYVIAFFLGTAACLYQIRLRQPQGKAPDYNV, encoded by the exons ATGTCCATGATCCTGTCTGCCTCGGTGGTCCGTGTGAGAGATGGACTCCCTCTATCTGCTTCTACTGATTATGAGCAAAACGTTGGTGTGCAGGAGTGCCAAAAATACTTCAAAACTATTGCAAAGAGACTTTCTCACCTTCCTGACAGATGCACACTTCATGCAGGACTGTATAACCTAAA tTTTATTAGTTCCTTGGGAGTGAGTTACATGATGCTCTGCACTGAAAATTACCCCAGTGTCCTGGCCTTCTGTTTCCTGGATGAGCTTCAAAAGGAGTTCATCACCACATACAACATGATGAAGACAAATACAGCTGTTAGACCATACTGTTTCATTGAGTTCG ATAATTTCATTCAGAGAACCAAGCAGAGATATAACAACCCACGGTCTCTGTCGAcaaagataaaccttgctgacatGCAGACGGAAATCAGGCTGAGACCACCTTATCAAATTTCCTTGTCAGAATTGGGTTCAGCCAATGGGTATCCACATGTACCTCTTCCAGAATACAAAGGTACTGGGAAAATATCTACAG CCCCTCACCAGCGACTGGAACCTGTGACTCTGTCAGGGATTGTTTCCTTTCTACTCAGCCTTTTATGTGGGGCTTTGAATTTAATTCGTGGTTTTCATGCCATAGAGAGTCTTCTGCAG AACGACAGAGAGGACCTCAGCTATGTTATTGCCTTTTTCCTCGGCACAGCAGCTTGTTTATATCAG AtccgactgaggcagccacaagGGAAGGCCCCTGATTACAATGTGTGA